Part of the Oncorhynchus masou masou isolate Uvic2021 chromosome 24, UVic_Omas_1.1, whole genome shotgun sequence genome is shown below.
TTGTTTATCAGACTCTTTTTCATTGAGATCCTCGTGGGTGACTTCAGATCTGTAACAGAAAGTGAGGGCAAGGTAGTAGTCAGTACTACAGACGTGTGGTAATCATGTAAAGATGTTGCTGAGACAGAttacaatagaatagaatagaataaaataaaAGTCTTGTCCTCTGAGAAGGACTTTCAAATGTAGCCTACCTCCTGTCCATTTGAGTCCTTTTCAACATGGCATGAGCTGTGGTGACAACAAACACCAGAGCTAATATACCAGCGACCGATGTCAGGCCGATGAAGACTTCCCACTGGATGTCCCTGTCTGGAAAACATTTACAAATAAGTTAGACTATACTAGATAACGTGTAGTGTCGTTTTTAAGATAAAATCCTTTTTATATTACCAAAAGGTCTGTATAGTTGGCACCATTGATTGGAGTAATCCAGTCAttcaacttgcagagaaaggaatccaaaaatctaCCCCAAAAATCTACCCCATGTCACCTGAATAAGACCCTCGCTATTTATTAGAAAGGAGCATCAATCTCATCaccatgcactttcaccaccctgtgaagttcatcataattgatttaatctgtagcctaataaagtGCATGCTTCCCCGAAAAGTCGTAgtggaccacacaacatgtcatcggGTGACTCCAAGTTCACTTTCATATGagggttattatatcaatatttgctcaTAAAAGGGTTTCCTACATAGTTTCTTGCATATTTAATTTTACAAACACAAAATGTTCCCACCTTGTCAAGCGTGTTTTATTTTGTCCTCATTTGGAAATTTTGCCCGAAAAATGTGCTGTTTCCATCAAGTTTATCACATATGCATAGTCACTCCATTGGCCCGACCAActagtgctcccgcacattggctaaccgggatatctgcattgtgtcccgccacccaccacccaccaaccagtttacactactgctactctctgttcatcatatatgcatagtcactttaaccatatctacaagtacgtactacctcaatcagccagACTAAACGgggtctgtatgtagcctcgatACTTTAATAGCCTCACCActgtatagcctcactactgtttttcactgttgtttttatttctttacttacctattcttcaactaataccttttttgcactattgcttagagcctgtaagtaagcatttcactttaaggtacctgttgtattaggcgcacgtgacaaatacactttgatttgatttgatgcctgtcatgacattttttatttaacatgtACTTTACTCGCAAAAAACAAATTCACTAACAAATTCAGTCATGTGGTAACTCTATAATTCTCATGAAAGCCAACGCactctgggaaatatgcaaaaAAGCTTTGCATAAAGCAGTGTGCTAATTCAATAGTGTCTATATGGGTACACACTTtagtgttaatttaacactggGGAATTGTCTGTGTAGGACACAATCACATGGCGATCATTCTGTTAGATTACATTCTCATATCAAGGCATAAAACAAGATATGTATCTGCAACATTTATTATCAGAATGTTATATAGTTTATCAGATACATCTGCATGGGTTCAAGGTTTAGAACTAGCATTGGAAAGATTGTTATCTTGGGATAGGCATTTTGGTAGATCTTACTGATGTATTCAAAACATGTTTCTCTATAAAGGCAAAGGTTCAACAACGTGAGATAAGGGTCATATAATTCCCTGGGTAAACCTGAGCAATGGGGTGTAAGAAAAAGACAGCTTATGATTCTGTCCTTGGTCAAGCTTAAATTCATTTCCTCAACATTtaagcttttttgttgttgaatattGATTACTAACCTGTTAACAGTTGATGACAAATAAAAGCTCACTTTCATGTGATCAAAATATGTTTCTCTATTATGAAGCCAAAAGTACAAAATACTAATGTAATTCCATTGGTAAACCTACTTAATGGGGAATAGGAACAGTTTATAATTCTGTCCAAGCAGCATTCACATTTTGAATATCCTATGTTGTTCTGCACATAAATGTTCTGTCAATAAATTATAAACGTAAAGGCTTACTCTCATAGGATCCCTGGTCCTTCTTGGGAACCAGCATCTGGCGAGTGACCTCCAGGGACCCATCGTTGACCTCCGGTTTAATGCCCAGGAGGTGGCACATCAGCGGATACACGTTCACCGTCTCAAAGGGTCCCACAGCCAGGTTCTTCTGGAAGTCAGGCCCCACAGCTCTGAAGAACGGCTTCATGTCCATCATCTGGTTATCATAGCCATGCTCTCCCTTGTTGAACTGGACTGGGAAAAACTGTAAAGATGATAATGAAAGAGTGCTTATAGGGTTTTAGTGCAGAGATTGCAATGGTTTTTGGTAACAGAACTTCAATGCATGCCATCAAGACAGTATGAAGAGAGTTTGTTCTGACCACATGACCTGATCAGGAAAAATTATGCCCGTCTCCTGAGTAGCGTGTATAAAGAACAACAATATAGTAATGTTAGGATACTGTTTCGGCACACTCACGCCATTGATGACATATCCTTGATCAGCGAAGAGAATCAGGGGCAGGAGGCGAGGGTGGTTACTATAGTGAAGCCTACCAGGCATGTCCTCCTTCTTATACACATGCAGGTGAGGGTGGCCCCCTTTCAGGGCCTGGTACACCTTCTCCAGCATTCCTTCTCTGGGAAGAAGCATTCCTGTTGGTCCATAATCTACCAGTTGGAACTTGATATCCCGGAAGTCAAATCCTGGAATCTTGGACAGGATGATCTCGTCGACCAGGCCATTCCGGAGCACAGTGGTCATTCCGTGATCAGCAGTGATAATGATGTTGAGCCGATCAGACAGGCCGTGATTCCGGGTGGTATCGCGGATATATCCCACGGTCCGGTCCACTTGTTGAACCATCTCCTGGCGCTCCGGGGATTCTGGTCCATACTTGTGTCCCGTTCCATCTGGTTCACCGAAGTACAAAGACACAAAGTCTAGGTCCTCCTTGGAGAACCACTGACCAATCACCTTGTCGATATTGATCCTCCAGTCCGTCTCATTGTTGTGCTCATAGAAACGAGGTTCCACCTGGCTGACCTTTACTCTCTCACCTTTGTAGGTGGCGGCCGTGCCGGGGAAGTGGAGGGAGCCTGCCTTCAGACCCTGCATGGCAGAGGAAGGGTGAAAATGATTCTAACCTTATTTATAACGGAGCTGTATTACATTACAATTATACAGTAGCTTCAGACCCACCAAGGGACGTAGAAGGAATTAAGAAAGGTATGACAGagatgatttgtgtgtgtgtgtgttgcaatcACTTGTCTCTGAGCTGTTATCCAGATGGGCAGACTCCCGTTGTCCCAGTAGGAATCCACAAACTGGGTCATGTAGTACTGTTTCTTCTCCTGGGTCGTAGTGTTGAACCAAATATTGTGGATCACTCCATGGTTTTCTATGTACCGGCCTGAGGAACAGAGACAAGCAACAAGCAGTCCTTATAAGTGGAGCTGTGAATGTGGTGTTGATAGGCCTCCATTGTCTTGTTGGCTTATAATAGGCCAATAGGACCATGGACACTCATTCATCTCTTCTGGAGCCGGATGGGTTGCAGAATGGTGTCTGTCACAAAGTAAATTACAGCCTAATAGTAATCAGACTCTGGCGTTTGTTTTATCATAATGTCTTAAAAACAGAATCTTAACTTGCTTTAGCGATATTTTACACtgggtataccaaacattaggaacatcttcctaatattgagctcCACCCCTTTTGACCTCAGAACAACCTAAATtatttggggcatggactctacaaggtgtcgaaagcgttccacagggacgctggccaATATTCCCTAAAATGTGTTTTGGGCACAAAGAACATTTCAGGTATGCTGAGCTCAAACTTGAAAATTAATAACATTTTCTGCAACTTCCGGCCctttttactgtgaacactgaggcgaCCCCCTTTAAGttacaagtaggctactgtggctatttgatcataatgtaggtctaccagagtggcctaccataaaaaacaatggagaaaaacacatcacataacattttaacatggaaatatctgttctatcattcagcctacagtagcagcccaTGTGTGGTGTTCAACACaaacattccatgagacttttgaaaaaaaaacCTGCAGGGATTGAAATTAACCTGttaatccacttgtccttcagtcAAGGAGGTGACTGACAATGTTGTGtctgatgcaagaaaccactgtACAAAATACAATTAATTGTTAATTAGACAAATTATGTCTATTGGCTACTTAGCCTATTCAAGACTGccttaaaataaaacaaattccCCTTTAAGACATAAAAAAAGCTCTTTGTCTGACTTGCTTTTCAAAGACGGTCCACATTTTGTGCTATTGTTTAAGGCAACCACTCCCCAATTGTTGACTAGAAATGATCTATAACTGAGCTAATAACTCACTAATtagcaaagaatatgaacaaatgtgcacacaTGGTTACATGGAGCTctcactttgatctcaaaacaagcgcatctacttGTGACAGCTCATACTGTAgtctaaacacagtccagttcaaagtgaatggcacagatccatatatggttaaaagcgctgtactgcagcgccagctgtgccatcagagtccctgggttagcgcccaggctctgtcgcaaccggccgcgaccgggaggtccgtggggcaacgcacaattggcctagcgtcgtccgggttagggagggcttggtcggtagggatgtccttgtctcatagtgcaccagcgactcctgtggcgggccgggcgcagtgcgtgctaaccaaggttgccaggtgcacggtgtaccctccgacacattggtgcggctggcttctgggttggatgtgcgctgtgttaagaagcagtacggctggttgggttgtgtatcggaggacgcatgactttcaaccttcgtctctcccgagcccgtacgggagttgtagcgatgagacaagatagtagctactacaacaattggataccacgaaattggggagaaaaaggggggtaaaaaaaataataataataatttcctcaccatcataaataagcatgcccctttcaaaaaatgtcgaactaagaacagatatagtccttggttaactccagacctgactgcccttgaccagcacaaaacatcctgtggcggactgcaatagcatcgaatagtctcCGCGATaagcaactgttcagggaagtcaggaaccaatacacgcagtccgtcaggaaccaatacacgcagtccgTCAGGAAAGCAAAGCTTtctcaaacagaaatttgcatccggTAGCTCTGACTCCagaaagttttgggacactgtaaagtccatggaaaacaagagcacttcctcccagctgcccactgcactgaggctagttcaccaccgataaatccatgataatcgaaaaattcaataagcatttctctacggctggccatgctttcctcctggctaccccagccaacagctccgcaacccccgcagctacttgcccgagcctccccagcttctccttcacccaaatccagatagcagatgttctgaaagagctgcaaaacctggacccgtacaaatcagctgggctaaacaatccggaccctctctttctaaaattatctgccgcaattgttgcaacccctattactagcctgttcaacctctctttcatattgtccaagatccctaaagattggaaagctgtcgcggtcatccccctcttcaaagggggtgacactctagaccaaaactgttatccatcctgccttgcctttctaaagtcttcgaaagccaagtcaatgAAAgaatcactgaccatttcgaatcccaccgtaccttctccgctgtgcaatcagGTTTCCGAGCTGggcatgggtgcacctcagccacgcttgaggtactaaacgatatcataactgccatcgataaaagacagtactgtgcagctgtcttcattgaccatgccaaggctttcgacactgtcaatcaccacattcttattggcagactcaatagccttggtttctcaagtgactgcctcgcctggttcagcaaccacttcgcagacagagttcagtgtgtcaaatctgagggcctgttgtccggacctctggcagactctatgggggtgccacagggttaaattctggGGCCAACtctttttttctgtatatatcaacgatgtcgctcttgctgcgggtgattccctgatccacctctacgcagacgacgccATTCTGTATACagtacatctggcccttcttggACACTGTGTTTAAGGGTCGGgacaaaatctgtccaaaattgctaatatatgcatataataattattattgaatagaaaacactctaaagcttctaaaaccgtttgagttatgtctgtatgtatagcagaactcacagggcagccaatctcccaaactagttttctcatcaggaaagttgggccaactttgacatcatcgcccccacccttcccaactagctatggatctgggaacagtttctatgtcttccgtgagatgtcttctatcagtagagtgtttaattgtgcaaatcccacgagctttgaccctttggcaggcaaaatattgggtgtcgcgagaaaatagatgcgcgttctggcgcgaattgtacacagtcattcctccgttccagattgtctgagaggaattgcttttgtccgtttgaatcgccaattgttttgtacgttaataacatcctaaagcttgattctgcacttagttcgaccagtttagtcgacatataatatgtaattttgaagttttgatgcgcaactgttcgggaccagaagtaattttggatgcatttcagctggaacttgtcgcaatatgctaatacaaagacacacgacttgaaaccaaacgaatGTTTGGGtgagtatgactccttccactacattctgatcgaagaccatcaaaggtaggggaatatttatgttgtaattttgtgtttctgttgactccaacatagcggagaaatattgcttatgtctgagcgccgtctcagattattgaatagtgaacgatttctgtaaggttaaaaataaatgtgacaaagcgattgcattaagaagcagtgtatctttctaactatatgtagaacatgtatatttagtcaaagtttatgatgtgtattgctgttatctggcgttatctggcggagttatctataTTTTCTctggacattttttagcattttctgaacatggcgtcaatgtaaacggagatttatggatataaattgcatattattgaaaaaacataaatgtactgtgtaacatgtcctattactgtcatctgatgaagattttcaaaaggttagtgaattatttttcttttaatcctgcgtctgtgattgcatcttttgttcgacaaaatggctacatatcgtctgtgtctttgtggtggtttgacatacatatgtgctatgttttcgccgtaaaacattttagaaatctgactcactgggtagatgaacaaggtgtgtatctttcatttgagctattggacttgttaatgtgtggaggttaaatatttctaagaatatatttgcattctgtgcgccactttttgagttgagggggcagggggggtgcccttggggaacgtgtagcgtgaacacgttaacctctctgaaccacccatcccggatccggtataATTGTCAacagcaacgctgaatagcatagggccacagtcaaataatattactagaaaatattcatattcattaaatcacaagtgcaatataggaaaacacagcttagccttttgttaatccacctgtcgtctcagattttgaaattatgctttacagcgaaagcaatacaagcatttgtgtaagtttattgaacgctcgacaaaacaataagtacacttagcatcagataacttggtcacgaaaatcagaaaagcaatcaaattaattgattacctttgatgatctttggatgttttcactcacgagactttcagttagacaacaaatgttccttttgttcttTTGTtgtttatatccaaatacctggtgcgttatgcccaggaatccaccggaaagagcggtcacgacaacgcagacaaacattccaaattatatccataatgtccacagaaaaatgtcaaacggtttttataatcaatccttagggtatttttcaaatatctattcgataatatatcaaccgggacagttggcttttcactaggaccgggagtaacaatggccgcctttctcttttgcgcacaattcactctgagagcccccacctatccacttacacAATGTGGTCattcacgctcattcttcaaaataaaagcctgaaactatgtctaaaggctgttgacaccttagggaagccatagaaaaaggaatctggttgatatccctttaaatgggcaatagggatgcttaagaacagagaggtttcaaaaacaggggcacttcctgattgcattttcctcaggtttcagcctacaatatcagttctgtttaacTCACAGACAAAATtttgaccgttttggaaactttagagtgttttctatcctaatctgtcaattatatgcatattctagcatctggtcctgagaaataggccgttttctttgggaacgttatttttccaacataaaaatagtgccccctagcttcaagattaactaacctccaaacgagcttcaatgccatacaacactctttccgtggcctccaactgcttttcaactgttcgctgcccgcacccgcccgcccgaccagcatcactactctggacggttctgacccagaatatgtggacaactacaaatacctaggtctctggctagactgtaaactctccttccagactaatatcaaacatctccaattcaaaatcTAATCTAGAATCGGcattctatttcgcaacaaagcctccttcactcatgccgccaaacacaCCCTAGCAAAACTGACTATACtaccaaaatcaaatcaaaaatcaaatcaaatgtattactcagcaaactggatgcagtctatcacagtgccatctgcttTGTCAGCAAAGCCCCTTATagcacccaccactgcgacctgtatgctctagtcggctggccctcgctacatatttgtcaccagacccactggatccaggtcatctataagtctatgctaggtaaagctccgccttacctcaactcactggtcacgataacaacacccacccgtagcacacgctccagcaggtatatctcactggtcatccacaAAACCAGCAcgtcctttggccgcctttccttccagttctctgctgccagtgactggaacgaattgcaaaaatcgctgaagctggagacttacatttccctcactaactttaaacatcagctatctgagcagctgacCGATCACTGcaactgtacatagtccatctgtaaatagcccactcaTTCTACCTAGCTCATCCccaaattgtttttatttacttttctgctcttttgcacaccagtatcactacttgcacatcatcatctgctcatctatcaatccagtgttaacctgctaaattgtaattacttcgctactatggcctgtttattgccttacctcctcacgccatttgaaCACACTCTATATAgatgttcttttttctattgtgttatcgactgtacgtttgtttattccatgtgtaactctgtgttgtttgccgcactgctttatcttggccaggtcgcagttgtaaatgagaacctgttctcaactagcttacctggttaaatgaaggtgaaattcaaaaaaataaaagggcaGGACATGAGACGGGAGTAGAAATTAACGTCGGCATGTTCCAAGCATTTCAACGTAGGTAAGCATGGGGGGTTACAGGTGCCCTAAAGGGACTAAACTAGAATATTAATACACAACGTATTGCTCCCCATTTACTTTTGATGACTCatatggatgtcataaggtgaactcaccaatttgtaagtcgctctggataagagcgtctgccaaatgacttaaatgtaatgtaaatgataagGAAAAAGTAAATATTCACTGTTTAGCCTATTGTTTTCTTTTTAACAGTTCTCTTAATATAAATAAATGAACTTTTCAGAATAACCTTTTCTAAACTAGGGAAAGAGGGTTCCCAGACTTAAGTCTTAGTCTGAACTAAATAGTCAACCTGTAATGGGTACGTAATACAGGTGAGTCTACAGTCACATTGTCTCTGAGGC
Proteins encoded:
- the LOC135512076 gene encoding ectonucleotide pyrophosphatase/phosphodiesterase family member 7-like, translating into MLLRLGLLSLLALSPSLAAPHQGSFPGVDSPHRRSRNNKLLLISFDGFRWDYDRDVDTPHLDAMGRDGVRAAYVTPPYLTITSPTHFTLLTGRYIENHGVIHNIWFNTTTQEKKQYYMTQFVDSYWDNGSLPIWITAQRQGLKAGSLHFPGTAATYKGERVKVSQVEPRFYEHNNETDWRINIDKVIGQWFSKEDLDFVSLYFGEPDGTGHKYGPESPERQEMVQQVDRTVGYIRDTTRNHGLSDRLNIIITADHGMTTVLRNGLVDEIILSKIPGFDFRDIKFQLVDYGPTGMLLPREGMLEKVYQALKGGHPHLHVYKKEDMPGRLHYSNHPRLLPLILFADQGYVINGFFPVQFNKGEHGYDNQMMDMKPFFRAVGPDFQKNLAVGPFETVNVYPLMCHLLGIKPEVNDGSLEVTRQMLVPKKDQGSYENRDIQWEVFIGLTSVAGILALVFVVTTAHAMLKRTQMDRRSEVTHEDLNEKESDKQTSF